From a region of the Macrobrachium nipponense isolate FS-2020 chromosome 3, ASM1510439v2, whole genome shotgun sequence genome:
- the LOC135222299 gene encoding uncharacterized protein LOC135222299, which produces MPPRSHSLSQGRSFNARHSRARYQGLFTSHTAPTSRGYCILFSFVIGILMITMGSVFYHVILIRPMSGTYPLRTPSMPLACGLIAMGILMVFLSFGITWRYGFDDGDDSLEEDSQALTKDDVLDQNHQCSPKNPPV; this is translated from the exons ATGCCTCCTAGGAGTCACTCACTGAGCCAAGGGCGTAGCTTCAATGCCCGTCATAGCCGGGCAAGATACCAGGGGCTCTTCACCTCCCACACGGCTCCGACGTCACGGGGATACTGTATCCTGTTCAGCTTCGTCATCGGTATCCTTATGATCACAATGGGGTCCGTTTTCTACCACGTGATCCTTATTCGACCCATGAGTGGCACATACCCACTGCGCACTCCTTCTATGCCCCTGGCATGTGGCCTTATAGCCATGGGTATCCTCATGGTCTTCCTCAGTTTTGGGATAACTTGGAG GTACGGGTTTGACGACGGAGATGACTCTCTGGAGGAAGACTCCCAAGCCTTGACCAAGGATGATGTCCTTGATCAGAACCACCAATGTTCCCCGAAGAATCCTCCCGTATGA